TTCCTCCAGAATGAGCGATAAGGGCTGTTCTCACAGCCATTGGACTCTGGGCACAACTTTGTGAATGTTTCtagaacaacaaacacaagcacattcAAATGTTAATTAGTGTTTCGATGGAGCTGGTTGGAGTTTGCTTCGATGAGTTGTTGACATGAAACAGTACAGACACCTCAGGATGGACAAAGGTTTAATATGTAGATTCggtctgtgtgtttaatgaaCGTCTTGCCAGCTTCAACAGGCAGAATAAGATACTGTTTGTCATCTGCAGATTTGTCACCGTTGTACTTAAGCGGATGTTTTTATATTGCAAACTGTGCATTTGAAAGATCTTACCTTTGCTGCCTTCCTTTCCGCACCAGCTCTGACCATCCAGGACAAATCCCAGTAGAGTTTTCTCCAGGTTAAAACAGCCTGGATTATTCTTGGTGTACTGAGAGACTAAATCCTTTGTGTCACTCCAGAGCATCGTCTAACCCAGAAACAGTTCATATCACATTGGTAAATGTATTATTCTCTGGTAATTAGCTCTGATTGGGTATTGTACAAGAATTTGTGATGTTTACTTGGCTGCATGGATGATCGAACTTGACCGTAGACATTAAGGAGTTATAGTTTTCCATAGGAACATCACATTTGTGTCTCCCAACGTAGGCTCCTTCAAAGACATTCAGTACATTTTGACAGTAGtccctgaaaaataaataacaagtgtttatgatgtgaaatgtgaatCTGCCTTAGTTTGTTCTGACATCCCTCTCACTCATTAAAACCAACAGGTTATTGGTGTCAAGCTCACGAAAGAGCAGCACAAGTGTCAAGGACTGAAACTTTACAAAGTACAAACACTTACTTTTTTCCTTCCCCCATGAATTTCTCACATCTATTCATGAAATTTGCTCTGAACTGCTTCGTCCGAGGCAGGTAAAGTCCCAGTGGGACTCCAATAATAACGCCAAGCACTGCAAGAGCAGCAAGAACGCAGATCACGATCATTTTTGTTTCCATATTTAAAAATCCAAAAGGTTTGAACAAGTTGAGAAGTGTTATTGAAAACTCTCACGCTCACAGTGGGGCTGGAGGCGGCGGCTCATTGCTCCTTATAAATAAAGCTCTGTTCAAAGGCCATGTTCAAAGGATGCCAGCTATCAAAACATtataaaagttatttattaaaaGACGTTTGATACTACTGTGCTGTACTTACAGTGTTGTGATCACAAATTTCAAATGGCTTCATTTGCGTACTTCATATAGCGTCCTAACAACATGTTCTCATTTTGTTGTTAAGGGTTGCTGAGTGGAGacacactaaaacactaaaactaaaaacacagtaaagtgtGCAACAATGAAGGGATCTGACTACTTTCTGAAGCGCCACTGTATATTTCTACCATGAATTAAATCAAAGTGAACTGGAACTCTAGGCATCTAGACGACAGGAGAAAAACATTGCAACTGCCACTTGCATGCTTTGGGAAACAGATGAAGGCCAGCAGAAATGAATGGGCTGAAACATGCACAAGATGAAGGTCTTTAGTTCAACTttactatttcatttcaaatccagtAAGCTGTGAAGATAGAGCCCAAGCAATAAAACCATATCACattccttattttattttaggttAAGCATTATACCAGGAGAGTTTTTATAGTTGCATCATTGTcagtattttatgatttttttttttaatgacagatGACATAACAAGAAGTTTCCCACTGAAGCCACGTTGATAGTCGGAAagtgaaacagagacaaaaacagttttatatttgtttcaaaGTGTTTAGCAAAAAAGGTGTAAGTGCAATATTTTagtattataaaaaaaaaaattaaaaaacattgcTCTTTTTTATATACTTAATCTGACAACAATCAATCAAGAAGAATTGattttatatacacacatactcaaatacaaaaaaaaccatctcatCAAATACATTGTtcttattcatctttttttcattatcatgcTTTAGTATCCAAAGACAATTTCACAGCCTcatatttctacttttaattaaaaaaatattgtaaattgtGATTACACCAGGCAGGAGATTGTCAGTTGAACATAATTAGATAGGAGCAGTGGTGCTCTCCCTTACAGTATATGACACTTAACCACAACCCTTAATAGAACTGATACAAAGCTTCCCCATCACACCATGAACCTTTTTACCACAAAATATGAACATGCTTTGTCACATCGTATAAAAATGCCCACTTaaaatttatataaaaagacacatttcacattaagtCAAACTGGCCCACGTGTTTGAAAGGAATTAAATCtacaaaaaagataaataaagcaCATTCAGTGATtcccaaaaacaaactgtaggCAGATATTCTTTACagctggttgttgttgttgttgttgtgtgttatcTGACGTTTTCACCAACAGGAGCCACACGGTTTCTCTGGGTGGTTGCTGCACTCCTCGATCTGAAATCTACAAACAGAGGCAGAATGAAACCAAGTCAACAAACTGTGTGATAAAAGAAACGTGTGATACATGTGATCACCTTGTCTCGCGCACACATGCTGTACTTACTCAGTCACTTCGGTGCAGTTGTATTTAATCCCTTTATCCAGCTCTTTCCGTAAGTCCTTTAAAGATGCATTTGTGCAGTTTGTgctgaagagaagaaaagcacaaatgatacagaaaaacatgattttaggATCAATTTTCCCAGTGTGAGTGTAAGTTTGTCAGCAGTCTTGTGTGTGAAACGTTGTGTATGACCACCGTGGAAGAAGATGCAGaacattcatgtatttattacattcaaaatgaacaaaaaggaggaaaatTGTTTTGCAAAAGTCTTCATCTTACACAGCGTTCGTCTGTGTGACCAGCACAACATTCAGGCGTTTCATCTTGGTGGCGTTAAATCTCTTAACTTCGATGCTcgcaaaaacactgacagcaggAATAAAAGAACACAACTTAGAGACTTCAACttgcattatatatatatatatttttttttttttaggacaaACCTTAAGTGTTTGAGAataaatttcaaatgaaatgttatgtTTGCAGTATTTATACAATGcagtaaaattaaatgaaatttaaaaagattCTGCAAGCGCTCTGCTTTCACACACCCTAATCTTAACCCTTAACTATCGTAAATCATCATAtcataaatattataatttgtggcatttttcaaacatcccctagaggatttgctgctttatcTTAGAGTGTATCTCTGACAAAACAAGCTGCCTCTGTGAAACTGTGATGTGCATATGCACCATTTCCCAGAATTATATCTACTAAATGCTTAATCAACAAAATACTCTGCCGATTGACTAATAATGAAACTAATCATAAGCTGCAGACTACAAGTttgtccagcaggtggcaggAATAGCAAGAGCACAGCTTTACTGATTGATTTACAGAGAAGGCAAAGAAACTGGCAGGCACCTCCATCCATCAAGACTAGAATAAATCTCCCAGCTGAAAGTCTGCTAACGAAGAAGGAAGTAGTATTGAGATCAGACTTGTATAATGTTGCTTTGACCACATCTTCTGACATCCTAACTGCATCTGTCCCTGTCAAAGTGTTGCATGAACATTAGAAAAGACATATGTCTTCCCTTACTGTTCAACACAGGAAGTGCAGAGCTGCTTACCTCGTGGGACTGAACGGTGTGGTGATGGATCCGTTTAGCattgctgtgacatcaccacagGCAACATCTGCAAGCTACACACATGAAGAGGGTGTTAAATTAAAAGGCACTtcggacaaaaaaaaaaaaaaaacataatctcattttgaaaaataacttaataGTTGAAAGCTCTAATTAATGGGAGGTATATTGTATGTTTGAGTAAGTGTGAGGTTGGATGCTAAACATCACTAAGACTCAGTTCTATAGCCTGGTCgcactttgagtgacaggtgggtcaGCGAAGTCTCGGCTTCACACACGCCCCATCTCTTTGTTTGATTAGCTGGGAGTCAGGGGCgtagtcaggcactgccaagatggcaatggCAGAGCAGCTCGCTCTGtagcttcaaaaccgctctttagaaacctatgggtgacgtcacccttctttgtttacagtctatggttactacgcagatcagctgtttcagtCCGACAGTATTTTCAGTATTAATGTTGGAGTGACCTTTCTGCAGCTGAAGGTTGTAGTTCACGTCTTGCTGCAGGGTGGTTAGGTGTGGTTACAGATGCAGCAGGGCCTATTCTTAAACAAATCAATTTAACCGAAAACTCTCTCCTTTTTACTACTATCCTTACTCTTATAAAGGATCTATAAGATTCCTGTAATATTCTAACATATTGTCTTGCTGCACTTTTGAGGAAACACCTGTGTGTAGTGAAAACGTGATGTAAGGTCAGATTTGCCTCACATCAGCTGCTGAGCTGCTTTTCTAAAGATGCCAGCAGAAGCTGGAGTGAATCTGTGAGGGCTCCTCTCATTGTGTGGGTTGCTGCTGCTCACTCAGGAGAGAGCTACACAATGTGGCTCCATGGAGACCAACACAAAGCCTCATTGATGAAGAACCAGGCAGAgtgacctttttctttttctccatcataATCCCTCATACACAGGAGAGATTTGCTGTACCTCATGTTCCACATATGTGCTATTTTAACCACAgcttgatccttttttttttcctctttgcaaTGAAATTGGTGAATTCTTGTCGGTAACTTACAGCAGCTGAGGCTCGGTTCCAAAATGAGCGAACCGGGTTGTTTTCGCATTCGCTCCAACCTGGGCAGCCGGTTGTGAATGTTTCtagaacaacacacacacacaaacacattcagatctTTATTTCCATTTCTGGATGTCACATTCCCacaaggaaacagaaaacagctattaaaaacataaaacctttATGCATAATTGTGTACATACAATTACAGTATCTATTGGAGGAGAATAGTGATGATACCTCGGATGTTTTAAGgagttaaaggaacagtttgacattttgggaaatgggattataaaaagaaaatgcacacCTTGTTTAATCTGTGCCAAAACTGTGACAGACTATTAATAAGGACGAAGcaacttcctggagtcttgtcTTCACTGTGAAAGTTACTGTGCCCAGCCAAGCTAGCTGGTTCCAGTCTTAGTGCTAATCTAAGATAACCGGCTCCTGCtattagcttcatatttagcatagaGTGACAACAATGAATTCTTATATAACtctctatctatcatctatcacCCTCTGATAGAAGTGCCGTTACAGAATCTGGCTgatcttgtttgtttggtgtttaCTGAGTGGCAGTAGCTGCTAGTATATgaatttatgatgttttttggaccTAAGGTGTTGCCGTACCACACTGTCAGTGTTGGGGAAGCTACTTTGAAAACTTGAAAGCTTTGCAATCTACCAATTACTTCAAACTGGAAGAAGTTGATTTAGAGCAAAGCTTGATTAAATAAAGCTACTTTGAATAAGTAGTTCAAACTACCAACACCAACCAACATGCACTACAAACAGTTTGAGTATGTGATGGTGGCTGCCTGACGAATGCATCGCctggattaaacaaaaaaagggggCAGGGCTGGTCAAAGCAGGTTAAATTACAACGGAAAagcaaaattttaaaaaatcattcctttccttttatGGCCCAAAATCGTTTGTATTTTCGGTGCATAACTACAAAAAATTGGTTTCATGTTAGAAAAGCATGTAAAAGGGCAATGTCAGATCTTTTGCCTGGATGGTTGAAGAATATATTtgacgttgttgttgttgttgttgttgttgttagatGTAAAGTAATTTGGCCATGTATTTGGCAAATAGTAAACTCAGTCTTACCACTGCTGCCCTCCTTTCCACACCAGGTCAGACCATCCAGGACAGAGCCCAACAGCATGTCCTCCAGGGTCAGAAAACAATCTCTCTTCTCGGTGAATTTATGGACCAGATTCTTTGTTTTGCTCCAGAACATCATCTAACCACCCCcccacaaacaaaacaaaaaacagttcaTATCACAATATTAAACACATTATTCTTTGTTGAGATAGATGATGATGTTTACTCTGTTGCAGTGAGGTTTGAAGGGGGCGGCAGCAATGAGAGGATCATAGGCTTCCATGGGAACTTCACAAGGGTCCTTCCCTACGTAGGCCTGTTTAAATACATCCCATATCTTTTCACAGTCGTTTCTGAAAAGTAAGTGACAGTTCTGCTTAGTCTCAGGAATATGGAAGCCCAAAAAGTACAACCTTCTCCTCAAcgaacttgtttttttttttttgacatgggGAAACACAGTATTCACCCTTCCCttaaaagtaaagaaacagTTTCAGATAAGAACACAGTATCAGGGTTTAGAAGTACTTGACACAGTATGTCCAGTCCATATTATCAGTAAATGTGAATTTATCACAACAGATAATGCAGCAAAATGAGCTCAGCCTCGTTCAGATAAAAACTGCTGAAGTCTaggaaatgtgtaaatgtatatCTTTATTGCTGCAGTCACAGTTGAGGCCGGTGTTGTACTGCACTACAACGAAAAgctattttgatgtttttgtccaGTTTACGTACTTGAGGGGGGCCGAATAGTAGATACACCTCTCCCTGCAATGCAGTTTAGTACAGCACCTGACCTCACTGCTAAAACACACATGACATTGTCAACAATAGCTTGATATTATGGTGGAAAAACTGTCCTGGCATTAGCCTGTACAGGTGTAGCTAATGAAGTGGACACTGATTTTAAATCTgttggttttatgacttttttgtgaagcactttgtcactattattattattttttaaagtaatatattaagttattattataaataaaacttacacCCTACACACTATGTCCAGTTCATATTTGTGGTCAATATTAGCTTAAATACAATGAATAATCCAGAAATAAATcaatcatgacattttttatccaGTGAGCAGTATCTGCAGGCAGTGCAGAAACAAGACAGGGGAGTTAATCATTGCCTGGAGTAACAAAAAGACCTTCAACTTTAACATTGAATTTTTactttcagacatttttatCTGTAGGACACTGAAGGTTACAATGAAgattataatgtttttcttgAAACTGTTGTGCAGAGGTGTTCACCTGAACTTAATGCTCATTTTGTAGGGTGTAGTTTGTGGTGCCGTTGAGGTGTattttcctctgcagagatgtgtttctctgtcatttaGCTTTCTCTCAGTGATAAACAGGCTATTTAGATGGActttacaaaataatatagCCTTGAACGCAACATAATTCAGCAGCAATTCAACACCCCTCTGAATCAACACCCCCCTGTAACATTCATGGAGGTGGGATTAACTGCAGGGCTCCAGCATTAGGTTTAGCTGTAGGTATCCAATAAACAACTTAagtacatatattttttattgtttcctttttataaCACCAAGCTGAGGCTCTGCTCTTAACTTTATACTTAATATTCTGCacataaactttaaaaaatgaaaacacttacCTGCTGAATTTCTTACACCTATCAATAAAAATTGGTTTTAGTTGGTCTGTATTGTGACGTAGCGTCAGTGTCAGCGTAACGGCGAGTGTAATCATAATAACTAGGACAAAGATGACGCTTAAAATGACGCAGCGTCTCCGCTGTCTCTTATCCGGAGGTCGGTGTCCTCCGGTATAGTCCATTTTAAAAGTCCCCTAAACTTGAAACTCCGGGTAAATTCCGGTGGACGTTTGTAAGTTGCTGTGGACGCTTGTTGACACCCAACGTCGCTCGCGCCCGGACGTCTATTTATGGAGACGCGCGCGTGCGCTGGTTCGTGAAGGAATCTCATGTCATGGTGGAGCTGAGGTCGAGGGTCACTTCAAGACCGTTAcaaactaaagtaaaaataaaataaataagtataattattacattttttttttttgcattaaaatgtactttaatgttgcagcaaGTAAAAGTTGGGTCACTTATTTTTTATATAGGCCtctatatttattatataatattattatatactatatttactatattataaGTCACAATCTCCAAAGTATAAGaaaatgtagtggagtgaaaaataaattattaacattttgaaatgtagtAGATGTAtaactcaagtaaagtacaagtacctcaaaattgttaGTTAGTTAAAATTAAATTCTTAAAAATATTTGGGACATGACCTAATGGCAGCTTCAGCCTTGAATACAAGGATCTCCACCTGCCTGCACTACActtcagacattcatgcacaAAAAATATACCTGTGGAGAAGCATAAACGAGTTTGGAACCTTTTCTTTCCTTGAgccattttttgtttgtttctgccaAGTAGGTTAATAATAGAGACCTGTTATAATAGCTGGGTGAAGTGCATGAAGTCATGTTTTAAACGATTTGTGTGGGCTGTAAATCAAAGGACATGCAATAACTATCAACAGTGAGCATGTTGGGAAATGCCACAGACGTTTGAGCACAAGCAGGAGGCTCAAAAGCAAAGGTTAAACATGCCAGTAAACTGGTTATACATCTGTTTTCTACACTAACACTAGCATGTAATTTGGTAGATGCTTCCTGCTCTAATAATGTAGTCTCACAAATTACTTATATTTATTACCTTAAGTATGTCGTGGTTTCAAGTTCAAACCAAACTCTAGTGGCTTTGATAAGACCAGGATATACCTattgtgaaataaatacaaataaagagGATAAAGCAAATAGCATCTGAATGGGTGTGTTCCAGCCTGAAAACTGagcacaggaaaaacaaaaacaaaccaaaaaacaggACGTTCAGGGTCTGCAGTATTTCCTGGGTGTTTCAGACATGGCTGGATTTACCTCTTATTAGGTCCCAAAAATGAGCTGCACGACCCCAATTAACCAATCTAATTAAATGATGTGTACTGTCTTTTATGTCCCTGAATGAAATTGCTGTTTGaccatttaattaaaatcattACATACACCTTATCTTCTAATGAATTGGATCAAtggaaattaaagaaaacactgctTTAAGTCTGGTGTCTGACCTCTGTGTAGTTACAGGTTATTACTTTATTTGCAATGTGGATTTACAATATCATACTTGTTTAAATCCAGCTTCACTGAgtgtaaaactacaaaataacaATAGCAAAATACTCGTTCAACATGTGGGTGATTCAGTCGGACGTGAGGCTCTTTCTGTGTGACAGGCTGTTTGCACATGTCTGGCAGGAGGGCTGTTTAGGGTCCTGGATACACTGAAGGATCATCAGGGTCCTGCGGAGAGATACGGTTTCTGTTACTGCAGCGTAGTTTCATCAGGAAGTTCATTACAGCGTCTGTATACATTCTCACACTCTACGTGTCCACCTATCAAGACGTCAAGAGAACTGGGAACAACAGCGTCAGATCCTGACCTCTCCCTGAATGTAATCAAACTTTAATCGTGTTGTataatggatttatttttcaacagggAAAATAAGTGTTTGATCGTTTTATTTGGAGGACCTGTTGGATTTCACTTACTGTTCGTTGTCTGTGCACGTCCAGTGGAAACCTCTAGACTGGAGGATTTGGATCAAGTCTACAACTGATCCCTGACTACATGACTCTCTgtagaagagaaaaacaacaagttcAAACTTGAACTGTGAGTGTGAATTCTTTTATGGAGTCGCCATTTATAAAGGGCTTAAAAGCTGTAACTAATGGCAATGTCAGTAATGTTTATGAATACAAACATTTAAGCTTCCAGGCGCTGATAAAATCTCCATTATATTTGTTGAATtcaattcaactttattgtGATAAACACCTGGGTACAACAAATACTTTCTTGTCATTCcaagataaaacatttaaaggtaATAAATGTAGTTTGGTCCTGACTACAACAGGCTTTTCCAGAAGTGGACCGCCCCCTAATGATGAGTTCAAGAGCTAAACAGAAAAGCGCAGagggatttttcacaacctggcaaacCCAACCTTGCTCTTATTCATGGCTAGTTAATGGCTTATAGCTAATCTATACAGGATTAGTAAGAAAATCCCATGTATTACAAGTATCAGTTGTTTTTATCCTCACATATATGGTCCTTCGAGATTGGTCACCACCTTAATGTTGACATAATCCACCCTTTGTGGATTCAGGCTGTCCAGTTCAACACTTCCAAACATGCTGtgagataataaaaaaaaagagattattttattacaaacagcaaaacatatCACATTCATtcgttgtttttattttattttatttaccttttcCTGTTGAAGGCGTTGACAATAGATCCGTTCAGTAATACAGTGATGTTGCCACATGCCATTTCTGCAAACTAACAAATGAATGAGGAAATTCACATGGGAACAATATTCCACTGCTGGTTTTGGAACAGTATGTCGCATGTAAATGATGaacaacaacagacagcagAGTAGAGCGGTGATGACATTAAACTCGCCTTTTGAGAGGCTTGCCTCCACAAGGAATACACTGGGTGGTTTCTGCACGCTGACCACTGCGGACAGGAACTGAAATCAAAACCTGTGTGTCAAATTCACAGCCATCAGTCACAAGAAGCAGAGTGTCATTCATAATGTTCAAAACGAGGCATGAATGAATAACGAGAAAAAACAAGTTTAGGTGATTTTAATGGAGGATGATGTGCAGTAGGCAGGTTAATATCTCTTCACTAAAAAAAGTAAAGGTACCTCTGACTCTTTAACACCCTTAATGATGCAGTTGAATTTTATTGCTGTAAAATCTTTTAGCTAATGAGAAATGAAACCTTGTAGAAAACTgagggtgttttgtgcaacctgCCCCCTGATCAGCCATCAgttgattagcttagcttagcttagcataaagactggaaacaaggtgAAAGACCTAGCCTGGCTCATTTAAATGTGGCAAAAAGCCACCAATCAGCagctctaaagctcactgataaCTAATTAGTATTCAATTTACTTTCATTTGTTcgattttgtgtctttttcattttagtaGTTTatgtaaaattgttttttttttttcagtgtcactaatacatttacagaaaatgtaacATCATGATTGAGTTACTGCAAAGTGGTCACAAGATACATCTGTGACATAATTAATTGGACGAagaaaatttatatttttagtgttttgacttttttaattgaaaaaaaaacatttaccgGGGTCTTCGTCTTGTCCGCACCAGATGAGGTCATTGAACATGAAGCCAACCAGTGTGTCCTCAAGTGTCCAGAAGTCACGAACAACAGCTGCATAGCTGTACATCAGTGCCCTGGTTTTACTCCAGAAGAGAAACTATAGCAGGAGGAAGGGAAATATAACTCGAATACGTTCCGTCCCATTAGttatcaattaaaaatgatgaagGAGCCAGAATCTCAAATGTTGCTCACCTTATCACACGGCCAGGTTTGTGGCATTGCATAAAACACCTGATGATAATCCTCCACCGTCACATTACAAGAGGATTGACGGACAACCGCCTCCTCGAACTGTCTCCAGATCTCCTCACAGTCATACctacacaaacagcagaaatcattttttatttgttttagactattgcttattttttaaaactattttggTAATAATTTtttgggccttttttttttttgttttacagaaaaTGCCTAATTTTTCttgtctaaataaataaatgtgaatatttgcacaattttcacattttaatacattttatagaccaatgTTTATGTCAGGGGTGGGGAAAGTCATTGTTATAAACATCAAACTGTGTGTAGATATTAAATTCCCAAGTCAGATCCTAAGAACTAATTTTTTGGTTTCAAGGCCATAACGAGTGATACTATTTTCTTCACAAAACTCAAtgccatttaaaaaatgtaggcTCCTTTTGTGATACAacaaaagtgataaaatgtattataacTAGACACGAAACAGGATATCAGGTCTTTTCAAAGGCAACTAAGCAAATACCGCTGATTATAGATCAAGCGGTGAAAGAAAATACCCTAGAATTTcccatgaaataaaacatcttttcatgCTGCCATCTCTGCCTCGGTTTCTTTCTTTATACAGAagcacataaaagaaaaattctgAGTCAACATCACATCAAAGCGAGTGCCACAGCCTGTCATGTGTGCTTCAACACTGGCCTCATAATGAGCCGCTGGTTCCAGCCAAAATTCTTTTGCTTTGGACATTAGGAGGGAAATCAAGTCTTTCAAGTCTTTTGAGGCTCGAGTCATTGGTGTCAAAGTCAAAGTCGGGATGTGAGTTCTCATCTGATTGTCGTCAAATTTGCAAGATCAGAAAATGCTGTGACGTGAGGATAAATCGCCGCTCAGTGCATTACCTTAAGCTGGGGTCAATGAGAGTGATGTAATTGTAACACCTTCCAACCACGATGTGTTTAATGTTGGGCGTTGTCCCGAGCTGTGCTCTCAGTTG
This DNA window, taken from Seriola aureovittata isolate HTS-2021-v1 ecotype China chromosome 20, ASM2101889v1, whole genome shotgun sequence, encodes the following:
- the LOC130160916 gene encoding ADP-ribosyl cyclase/cyclic ADP-ribose hydrolase 1-like yields the protein MDYTGGHRPPDKRQRRRCVILSVIFVLVIMITLAVTLTLTLRHNTDQLKPIFIDRCKKFSRNDCEKIWDVFKQAYVGKDPCEVPMEAYDPLIAAAPFKPHCNRMMFWSKTKNLVHKFTEKRDCFLTLEDMLLGSVLDGLTWCGKEGSSETFTTGCPGWSECENNPVRSFWNRASAALADVACGDVTAMLNGSITTPFSPTSVFASIEVKRFNATKMKRLNVVLVTQTNAVTNCTNASLKDLRKELDKGIKYNCTEVTEFQIEECSNHPEKPCGSCW
- the LOC130161357 gene encoding ADP-ribosyl cyclase/cyclic ADP-ribose hydrolase 1-like → MNKHLASLLRSNDVAHSLAITTSSKTCVTFVMINVTTWFIMLLLCPCQLRAQLGTTPNIKHIVVGRCYNYITLIDPSLRYDCEEIWRQFEEAVVRQSSCNVTVEDYHQVFYAMPQTWPCDKFLFWSKTRALMYSYAAVVRDFWTLEDTLVGFMFNDLIWCGQDEDPGFDFSSCPQWSACRNHPVYSLWRQASQKFAEMACGNITVLLNGSIVNAFNRKSMFGSVELDSLNPQRVDYVNIKVVTNLEGPYIESCSQGSVVDLIQILQSRGFHWTCTDNEQTLMILQCIQDPKQPSCQTCANSLSHRKSLTSD